The Cynocephalus volans isolate mCynVol1 chromosome 5, mCynVol1.pri, whole genome shotgun sequence genomic sequence TTTTCCAGTTGCTCAAGCAAGGAATTGTGGAGTCATTCTTGACCTCTTTCTGTCTCATATCCAAAATTCAATCGCTCATAAAATTCAGCTTACTCTGCCTTTAACATATCTAGAATCCTACCATTTCTCaatgtttttattgttgtcaCCCTGGAATGAGATACCATAATTTACTGTCTATATTATTTAAATGGACTCCTATGTTATTAAAGCACTCCAtagatgtctttttaaaaaacaaacaaagaaacaaaaaataaatcatgtctCTCCTCCAGCTAGAACTGGTTTGGATTTCTCTCAGAATAAGTCATAAAAGTCAAGATCACTTCTTGTTCCTAGCACTCCCTGGGTGATCTGTCAACAAGTTTCCTCTCTGAACTCCTTCCCCAGGACTCTCCTCCTGGGTCACTATTTTCCAGCAACTCTTGTCTTCCAGGCATTCCTCACAAATTTCAAGTGTGCTTCCATGACCACTTCTTCCAACTTTTTGCTCAAATGTTACTTTCTCAATAGAGTCCCatgaaaaagtatatttaaaattactaCAGCCAACTAGCAATTATGGGCCCCTTCACCTTGTTTTGATTCCCCTTCTGTAACACTTATCACCTTCTAATACACTatataatttgcttatttattatgtttgttgtttatatttGTCTCTACCCACTAGAATATGAGCTCCACAAAGATAGGGAGTAATACCTATTTTgtttcttgctgtgtcccaatCTTATTGGACTCTGAtggacacatagtaggtgctcaatgaatatttattgaatgggtAAACAATGAGAAAGAGCATGTTGAACACAGTGTCTAAATCTTGTTATATGTGCTATAAATTGACATTTATCTTTCTGGGAGAACATTCCctatcttattcatttttgaaCTTTGTGAGTCAATATGAGTTCCTTAAGACatgaactgaaattttatatctcTAAATCTAAAACCCATGACATTATGCCTGGGAAGAAGTAAGCCATTAATTAAAGGTtgcctgaataaataaattgctaaTTGGAATTAGATTTGATTCTTGCCCCAGGACATTGAAGTGAAACAAATCCTCAAATAGGTTGAATTTGAGGGCATGATATGAGGTAGGATTCTAATTCTTATTTTCCTAGTTTGTGCTGGAATTTGatagtaataaattttatttcaatataatgATTTTAATTGACTCGTGGGTATTGAACTGctaaataacagcaaaaatatcCAACAATTGGTGGTGTATATTTCAAGAATCACAGCTAATCAAGACTCACAGaaaactaaaagtgaagggaaatACACAGGATCACAGAAATTTATATTCAGGGTCAAAGGAGGGAAAAATGTAAAACTCAGTTTTTTTAGAACTAACTAGTTTaagattatttagtttttatgtcAATTCATACAATGAGAATTCTAATGCATTATCAGGAAAGTTGCCAGACATCTTCCTATTTgtaagtatttgtcttttttttttctttactttaaaaaattttattaacaaattaaaaagtcAGACACATAAATTCTGGGGAAAGAATAATTAGTAACACTCTCTCTTTAAGGTAATAGGTTGTAGAGCTTCTCAAAGTGGCTTCTAGAGTTTCAATCTTGGTATTACACACAGAAAGCACTTGGAAGATTTCTTCATGGAATGATATGAATTTCATAGTTGATACACATAAGTTcacattcttttctagctttctGACATTTGTCCTTTGAGCTGAAGGAGAGGCTGGTGGCTTGAATATACACTTGACTACACAAGAAAGACCAGCTCAGAAACTTAGATGGTTTTGGTTTCTCTCAGTAAATCACTGAAGAATAGAGTGTATACCAGTAATCTTAGCACAGCCTAGTTTATGTGCAGATATGCCTTAGTTGTTTTCTAGAAAATCTGTCATCATCTTCAATTGCTAGGTGGCCCCTAACAAGGTCAATTCTTGTTTTCCccatattaatattatattaggCCTCTATGTTAGAGGTCTTGATATAGCAATGGCTCAGTTTCTGGGTGGGTAAGATGAATAGTAATAACCAAACTTTCATGTCAAGCATTTAATTTTACTAATCTCCTTCTCAACATTGTCCAAAAGTTAAGCTAATTTTTTCTGAGGCCATCAGTATATCCTCTCTAGCCTATATGCAAAAATATGACAATTTCAAACAGATAATTATTCTCAAAAGACGCAGAGTTATAGTTACctaaaaatgttagtttttttttagtttttccatttttattttttaaatttctgtgagAATGAATGCTTAACTTTATAAATCAGTAGTTCTCAGCCAGGTATGATTTTTGCCCCGCAAAGGGGATATTTGACAATGTAAGTAAGCATTTCTGATTATCACAATTAGGAAAAagggtgctattggcatctagtgggtaaaggCTAGAGATGCTAAGAAACATACTGCTGCTAAACACACAATGAACGGGATACCTCCCACAACAATTATCTGGACCAAAATaccaatagtgctgaggttgagaacccctgttataaatgaatattataaaagtattttgaagATATTTGTATTGCAAGGGAACACAGTGAACAGCCAAAGacaattttacattattaaaatctGTGAAAGATAATATGTGAATACATGTAATGTTCCAATATGTGCTTAGTAAagaattatttcataataaaactaATATGTTTATTAAACTAAAACAGTGAAAATTAATCAGTCCCTTGTGACCAAAgtatatataaattacatatggAATTATATACAGAGCAATTTTATCtaaataggaaaaaattatttccccatGCAAGTCACTGTTATAGATTAATGCTCTGTTTGAACATATTATCTCATAGCTGCatttggaaaatagaatggaTTCACAAAAATGCCATAATAAAAATACCAAGAGAACTGGTACCTGAAATTCTTTGATTTCTCCTCTTTTGTTGAGTCCTAGTTTGGCCCACATGTATGCattcaagaaattttatttttctttagttgatTTGCCAagagattatttaattttttttggtggggttgTGGGGAGGGTAGCTTCTGTTTTATTAGTGTGTTGTGGTATTGGCGGTGTTTCTTAATGAGAATTTGAATTAATACAAATTGGTGAATTGTATTCTTAAACTCATAAATGGAATTAGCATTTTTGAATGGAAACTGTATGGTACAGATATATTGTTGAGAGTGCTGTAGGGTAGAATACTGTGGACCCTCAGAGGCAATAGAAGAGGAACTGAGACAGAGTAAAGCTGAAAAGTGGAGGTTATTGCTCCTGCCTTTTGTTGTGTATCTTCTGAGGCAGGATCATATCTCAGGACTGAAGAGCTGCGCTAAACTATTAGCCATAGTTTCTGACTTCCTTggtcaaaatttttaattacatacagtctcttttttttctgaaatttttactCCCTCTCCTATTTTTTGATACACACTTTTTCGTAATTGATAATAAATAAGAGTAGAAATTAGAACTGGTTGTGATTTTCCCCTGCTCTTTCACTCCTACATTCTGGTTATCCTCTTTCATCAGCTCTGTCTGTTTCATGAGAAAGATCTGCACTCTCAATGTCTAGTTTTCCATTCACAGTGGATCAACATTTCTTCATGGATAATCTACATCTAGTAAAATAACAGTACATTTTTACTGGAGGCTTGTACCTCAGAAATATAATGCTACAATTCTTCGACCCAGGGTTTCCCACAACATTGCTTTTGTCAACTAAAACAAGGCACATAGAAATTTGAGTAGTTCTGGAGaaactttcataaaataaattctgcTTACTTCTGGTACCAAGTAATCGGGTGAAAAATGCAATGCAAAGGCACCAGATATGTGTGACATAGAACCACTTCTGAATGGttcaatattaaattttatttatttttttgtgtattaCGGACACACAAGCCTTGAAAGATGTGCTGGAAAGACTTAGTAACACTTGTCCCCTCTTCTTGGAGCATGTCTGTCTCTTCTTCTGTCATCCTTAGATCTGCAAGCAGCAATGAGTTCCGGGTCTTATGCAGTAAGCAATCCTAACTTCATATTCTTGGCACTCATTTTTACATCGACCATTACCCTTTCTGCACTCTCTCCTCAAATCCAAGCTACCATACTCAGGATATCTCTTTTTGGCtgtaagaaggaaagaatgactgGAATTAGCAATCTAACTATGATACAACTgtgttttaaaaggagaaagtcTAAAAAGCAAAAGATCATAGAGTTGAAAACTTTTACCTTTTGGAGAAAGTTTAAGTGAATTTACTGTCACTTGGTGCAAGGTACATCCTAGAAATCAGGTATTATCTTGGACCTAAGTCAGGTGTTCCAACTTGCTGCCTTACACGTGACTGTGCAGTGACTCAAGGAAAGTTCCCAAGATCAACCGTAAAAAAGTGACCATAATTTATCTTCTGTCAGGTTTCATCTCTACAATTATCTAACTGTATTTAGGCTGCCCTTTTTTCTACTCTCATAAACATTATTTAGACTGAATGTTGTgctttatgaattattttttaagggaTTCCACCAcagcttgattttatttttctaaagtgtTAAGAGTTAGGCAATGCTGGGCAATTTGTCTGAATTCCCACAACTCTGGACATTTTGGGATTTACTTTCCCCAAAGAAATTATCTAAATTAGACATGTGTCTGATGACagcattaattaaaaatatatatatgggcGAGACTAGAAGGTACAACCATTGTTGGCCATTACATGATGTCTAAAATTGCTAgtgatgtctttttcttcttttactacaaaatttttgaaataacagTAACTTAAAAAGAATATCTCCCAATCATTGTGCTGTAAATCCTCTTTATTGAAAACCAATAAACTATGATAAGGGGGCCAAACCCAGCCTgacacctgtttttgtaaatactgTAACTTTATTGGCACAGAGCCAGACCCACTTTTTAAACACATTGTCTACACTGCTTTTGCATTAAAATGACACATTTGAGATCATAGGCTTCTTAAAGCCTGAACTATTTATTATCTGGCTCATTTCTGGAAAAATTTTGCTAACCCCTGCTcctgattctttttcttctcaatcATGAAAGAACGAGTGAGATTTGTAGCTGGGGTCAGGAAAATGTTCTgatatatgttttcatatataaagcataaatgaaagaaagtacATTTGTCTACTGTTTTCTCCCGTTAAGTAAGGTTTGCTGTTCCAATCAGTCCCTTTAAAGACTTTCTGCCTAGACATTCTGTCTGCATTTCCAATAGTTGAGAAATGGTGGTAAGTAGTGATGCCTTTTGGTGACTACATAGAATCAGACCTACACTACCCATGTTGTTGGTATAAACAGCTGATATAAAACCTAGTTATTCTATTGATATTGGCTCTCATCTCACTATAACTGAAGCAATGCAGAATATGatgaaacttaaagaaacaaaagcataGAAGAAAGTATAGttaatttacataatttaaatgTTCACTTCTAAATATCATTACTTATTACACATTTTCTAAGGAGTTATTATAATGAAACCCATATGTGATTTGCCAGTGATAGAAACCCGATTTATACTCACTTTAGAAAAGCGTTATGTCACATTTAACACTGTTCAATATTTCACCTTGAACTGACTTCACCCCTTTCCCTATTCATTCTGTGTCTTATTTCACCTTTCCAAAATATCACGGTCTTCTTTTTCCTCATTCTGACCTCTAAACGTGTCCCAGAGCTTGTGTTCTTGGATTCCCAATAGTCATCTTTGCAAGCATCCAGCCACACGTTCAACTAGTATCTGTTAATTATACTTCTTTTCAAGCTCTATGTCAAACTCTTGGAAAGAGTTTCTGACCCTAAGCCACATTGACCTTTTGGGTTGGAAAATTCTTTGCTCTGGGgagctgttctgtgcattgtaggatatttagcagcatccctggcctctacccacagAAGCCAGTGGTACCAGTTGTGACTATCTAAaaggtctccagacattgcctagTGTTCCCTTGTGCTCAGTCACGCCTCGCTGAGAACGACTAACCGCTGTTTTAGTAATACTGTGATAAGCCAAGCAAATATCGTCTCAGCCCTCAGATACATTGTTCAAATACTAACTTCTCTCTGAAGCCTCTGCTGATCCCTTTCAGGAAAGTAATCTCTCCCTCATTTCTCTCTCATAGCACTTTGCATGTATCACACATATTGCATTATACCATTCGAACATGATAGAGAATTTTTTCAAAGATTTGTACAAAGTCACTCTTCATATATAAGCTAGAACTAGACAAGATGTTTCTCAGAATAAATCTTCAAccacaatttctttttattttcactcaCCTGCTTTTCTATTCTTTAGGCCGCTATTAACCTTCTTGAAATCAGGAGAAAAATCATGACTACACTTTCAAGCCAAATCTATACTGTCCTACGCTCGAAGTACAGGttagatttaaagaaaagtgaTTATTGgcaataaaacatttttcaatttggCAAACAAAGTGAAAGGAAAGGGATGATGAAATAGTACTCCATTTCTAGACTTCCTGTGCATTTATAACctctagaaaataaacaaagctaAGTTACTTGAATAGAAATTCCCCTGCATAGAAAATTTAAGAACTTTTATGTAGACATCTTTTCATCTGTAACCGAGTGGGGAAGAGATGAATTTTCCTACCTCAAATATGAATAGGAACTTTCATTATCTAGAAGACTGAAGatgagatgcaaaaaaaaaaaaattgaggaactCTCAAAGAGTcatacataagacatttattttttttcagtttagttCAAATGCTGTATGTTAGTGAACTGTAAGGTGAAAGACACcgttctaaatgctttataatattttaaaaatttatatagtcCATATCACACCTCTTCTAGTTTTGTGGAGAAAATatgtattctgattttttttttaatgtgagttttttgtttgtttgttttttaatggtaATAGTTCTCTGAAGGTTTGGTCcatgaacaataaaaaaaagacaatagcctgactttgaaaatataaaaaataatatacagaaATGTATTAACACTGATGTTGTACTCTATATCACTATATCCCCCAAGTGGCTTATAATTTCTAAATCTACGGGGCAAAATGATTTTTAACTTtgctgaataaatacataaatgactTTAGTTAGTAAGAGTACCTCATATAGCTGTTATAAATAGTAagctaaaacaattaaaatgtttagcatagtgttttattaattttagctattgttaaaattagaagaaaaagatttACTACTTAGTGAAAGCTGTGTGAATTATTTTTGTCCTGCTATAGAGTTGGAATAAAATCCAGAGATCCTTTTTGAACAATTTtgaatgaaaggaaaggaagttaTTCTCTTAATTAAATTAACTGCAATACCTTGTTACTTTATTGATGTTTGCCCCAATATTGAATTTTATCTACTTGCAGCCCTTAAATGATTTATCATTTTCTTGTGGTGTGAATTTTTAGATTActcaaaatgaaagaataaattaatttagtCTTCAGGCCTCTTAGGGTTAAAAAAATCAGCCCAGTAATGAAAAGGAGTATTGTCCCAAGAGTTGATGAATATGAGTCTGATTTCATTGCCACTATCAAAAGCTGGGTAGACTTGAGCTCAGCTTTTCATCTCAAGCTGTTTAAGAGGAAGGGAGTAGATTCAATGATCTCTCCATCTCCAGCActtattctatttctgtgcagTTCAGGAGAAGAGAAACTTGTTATGTACCTGATGTGAAGGAATAGTCCTTTGGTGGAGCGGAGGGGGATTTCACCAAAAACATAGCTTGTGTGCAAGGTATTACTTACATTCATGTGATCTGTAGCATTCAAAGACAGAAGGCAGTGGcaagaaataattaaagaaagGCCAACAAGGGATATAATTTGCCTGCACTACCAAGAACAGAATACTAAGAAAGGATTTCTACAAATGGGAAGTAGTCTATTggcacaagttaaaaaaaaaaaaaggaaatggtaag encodes the following:
- the LOC134379061 gene encoding beta-defensin 110, encoding MKIHLFFFILLFWVTILSAKKRYPEYGSLDLRRECRKGNGRCKNECQEYEVRIAYCIRPGTHCCLQI